In Paenibacillus dendritiformis, the DNA window CACGCACTCCGTGGGGAGACTTCTATGCCTCTGTCTTTAAGCGTGTACCCGGCGTGCAGATCAGCCAGACCGATTGCAGCGACGAGATTATGTTCTGCTATGGTCAAGCGTTAGGGAAGCTTCATCAATTATCGAGCGAGTACGTTCCCTCAACGGCCAAGCGCTGGTCCTGCCTCGATGTATTGACTTGGATAGAGGAGCTATTCAGCGATTCTGCACAGGAAGAGGCCGCCGCGTTGGCGGAGGCGGAATTGCTGCGGAAGTACTTCGCTTCTCTTCCTGTCACCAAGAGCAATTTTGGACTCGTTCATTATGATTTTGAATACGATAACGTTTTCTATGATGAGACAACGCATTCCTGCCATGTCATCGACTTCGATGACGCGATGTACCATTGGTATGCGATGGACATCGAACAAGCGTTGGCCAGCTTGCAGGGCTGTGTGTCCCCGGACAGCTTCAATTCGACAAAACAATGCTTTTTAGACGGTTACCGCTCGGAATTTGCCATCCCGGATGATTTGGAGACGCTCCTCCCGGCCTGCCGGCGGTTCGCCGCTCTGTACGGATATGCCCGCGTATGGCGAGCCATGGCGGAACAATGGGCGAACGAGCCGGATTGGCTCGTTGAGTTGAGAGAGAACTTGATAGAACACTTGGATGAAGATTCGTCCTGCTTCGGGAAAGAGCTCTAGGAAGCCGAGCGTGATACGAGGAAAATGTAGAAGAGGGGCGCCCCCCTCTTCTTTCCTTACTGCACGGTTCGATCGTTTGCATTCGTCAATCTGCACCTGCTATACTATGACCATATTTCAAGTTGGGAGGCCCTGCTTCCATGCACATGCACGGCATCGCATTTATTCGGCTACGCAAGTAAAAGGTACAGAACGGTAAGCTCGTCCATTTTTTGAAGAAATGGTCCGGGTTTATTTGTGCTGTGCCTTTTTCATTGCCTAATCCGAATGAATGAGGTGCTTTTTTGTGTCCAAAAACAACTATTCCCCGCGTGAAAAGTCCGGGATCTCCAACTTTTCCGCCCAACATCTATTAATCAGCAAGCGCGTGATCAACGAATTAATCGACCTGGCCCGGATTCGGCCAACCGATACGATATTGGATATTGGCGCAGGAGCGGGAGCCATTACCTTCCCGGCTGCGGAGAAAGCGGGACAGGTGCTGGCCATTGAAAGCGATCCTGTCCTCGCCGGCAAAATCGAGAAGAAGATGGGGAAAGGAACCAATATCCGCGTCAGACAGGCGGATATTTTGCGGACGTCCTTGCCTAAGGCTCCGTTCTCCGTCGTAGCGAATATTCCTTATTCGATCACGACGCCGATCTTAGGCAAGCTGCTTGACCAGCCGGCCGTGCCGCTGCAGCGGGCCGTGCTCATTATCGAAAAAGGAGCGGCCAAACGCTTTACCGCCGCTCCGATTACCGATCCGCGCATTCTCGTCTGGAGAATGTGGCATGATATCCGGCTGGTGCGAACGGTGTCGCCGCACCATTTTGCGCCGCCTCCGCGCGTTGATTCGGCGGTGGTGACGATCTGCAAGAAACCCGCCCCTGCGGTTCCCCTGAAGCATCATGCGAGGTTTCTCGCGTTGGCGTCGCATGCGCTGCGGTATCCGCTTCTGCCGTTCGGTGCAGCGCTATCGGAGATATTCACGTCCCCTCAGCTTGCGAGGCTGGCGCGAACGCTGAGAACCGACCGGACGATGCCGATCAGCCATCTGCAGGAGCGGCAATGGGGAGAGCTGTTCCACGCCATGCTTCGGCATGTGGAGCCTTGTCGCTGGCCGAGGATGCCGAAGAAAAATGCGCGAGGCTTACGGAATCGCAGAAAATAATTCACCGCCCGTCCGGGCGGTTTCAGACTGTCGACAAAGTCCGGTCGACAGTCTTTTTTTCTTGGGAAGGGCGAGGCCGGGGAAGGCGGGACAGGTTAGGTTAGAGCGCAAGCTGGTCCCTGCGTGAAGCTAGATGCTCTACGCATGAAGCAAGATGGGTCCGCATGAAGCGAGATAGTCTCCGGATGAAGCTAGATAGTCTGAGAATGAAGCAAGCTAATCCGCGTATGAAATTGCTGCACAGGCGCAGCATTTTTAACCTCAAGAGGCTAAATTCCGAGAAAATCCTGCAAAATTACATTATTTCACCATGTTGAACACTATTTATGCCTTGCCGTGTGCGAATTGCTGTATTTTTGCAGCAATCTTATTTTCGCCACCTCGTATCAATGAAATTGCTGCATTTTTGCAGTATTGGTGGAGCAAATGACTAGAGTGGCGGGAGATAATATACAGCTTTAGTGACCAGATTACTAGAGTGGCGGGAGATAATGCAGCTTTAGTGGAGCAGATTACTAGAGTGTCAGGAGATAATACAGCTACTGGAGTGGGATGACTAGAGCGGCGGGATTAACGCAGCTCTCTCTTTGGTGCAGCAGATGAAAATGCCATCGGCTACCGATTTGGCGTTCAATCCATCCAGAGCGCTGAGGAAAATCAATCCGTATTTGCAGCGCAGCCAATCACTTGGTGCAGCGGATGATGATATTTCTCGCGGCGGGAGAAGTGGACCACTCCGTCCCCGGCAAGCCGATCCGGCATAGGTGGAAGCCGTTGATCACGATCAGAAAAGCCAAGGAGGCCTGCATGCCGATGTTCAGGATCAGCTGCGGCATGTGGCGAGGGTGTGCCCCATTTCGATATACGTTAATTCTAACAGGATGTGGTTCACCATCAAATCTATAATAAATTTTTATTTTTTCCAAATCCCACCTTTTTGTTATCTGCCCAACATTTATACTTCGGACAGAAGCATATACGCTTGAATTGGATAATATGGTATTACAGTGAATAATCAATCAGACACGCAATGTTGAGATAACAATATCTTTAGAGGAATTCTCAATTTTATCACCTCCATAGATAATCTTAATCGGATTTAATAATAGAAACATGAATAGATTCTTTTACATGTTATGAAATTTTACTCTGCCTGAAACCAGCATAAAAAAAGAGCAAGTTTACACAATAAGATAGTAAAATGGTTCGACTGGCCAAATTAAACTTTGGTTCTTGCTGTGTAATCTCAAAAGATGATGCACTGGTTGTGGAGGAGCGGTGTCCCATCTGGCATTTTTCATTTTCATATTTGAAATATGGATAAACAACACAAAGAACTCCCGCAGCTACTATATTTCGCGGGAGTTTGTCTTCATCTGGAACCGCCCGTCCGGCGGTTTTTCTTTTGACGGAGTGCATGCATCCGATTTCTTGCCATGCACAGGGTTAGATTGCATAGTTCTTTTGCCTCCATTGTTCGTACCAGGCGTAAATGCTGCGCGGGACGGCGGATTCCAGGTCCCCCTCGATTCGAGCCGTGAGCAGCCAATACTGCTCTTCCACTCCGCCCGTGTCCCCTAATTCATCGTACAGCATCATTAGGGTGAAATACGTCTCTTCCTCATCGGGAAGCTGCTGCTGAATGCGCTGGTTGACCTGAACAGCCGCCTGCAGCCTTCCTTGCTCCACATAAAACCTGCTCAAATTTCTCGCATGCTGCAGCCATAGCTGTCGAAGCCGTTCCCTTTCGTATTCCGCCCATAGGTACTCATAATCTCCAAGATAATTGCCCTCGAATTGCTTCAATACATGCTCGTATCCCTCAATCCGGGCAAGATCGGGCGCATCTAATTGCTTAAGCTGCCGTTCCCATTCCTCCACGTCGATCTGGACATCGCCAACCTCCAGCCGGTACCCGACCTCCAAATCTCCGTTTTGGATCGATATCGAATCCATTCCGCTATTCTTCAGGGTTTGCCGGATTTGGTACACTGTCGCATACAACTGTTGGACGGCCCTTGACATTTCGAAGTCCGGCCACAGCAGTTCAATAAGTGTACTTCGTTCGATCATGCGCCCGCGATGATGCAGCAAATAGGCAAAAAGCTCCTGCGCTTTGCTCGTGCGCCACTTGAACATCTGAGGCTCCTTGCCCGGGAGTTGGAAGCGGAGCTGATTGAAGCAGAAGATGCAGGGACGATTTATCTCCAATCTCTTCTTTTGACTTGTATGCAGCCGGTCTCGCAACCGCTGGACGGTTCGCCGGAGGCGCTCCGATTCAATGGGCTTCATTATATAATCCAGCGCATAGAGCTCAAATGCCTTCACGGCATACCGATCATATCCCGTCACGAACACAATCTCGATGCCGGGCACGGCCGCCTTCAGTTCCTCTCCCAGCTTCAGCCCATTTATCTCCGGCATATGGATATCAAGGAAGACAACATCGGGGCGGTGTCTCGTCATCAACTCCACCACCTGCCGCGGCTCCGAGCACATATCGACAATCTCAATGCCGCCGATATCGCTTTCCAGCATTTCCTTGAGCCCCCTTAGTGCCAAGTGCTCATCATCAACCAATACGGCTCGCATCGGAGTCCCCTTCCTTTACACGATAGTTGAGAAATTAATGAATAAAATCAATCCTTCCCGAAAACCCAGGTTTTTTCCACATGTTTCCCGGTGTTAATAGATTAACAACCGCACCTATACCGAACCTATACATGCCGATATACGCCAAAAACCCCTGTCACCGACAGAGGCTTCTCATTCAGATAAAGGCAGGTATTATAACTTTTCCTTGTAAAACAGCGCCCTCACCGCAAAGCGAGGCAAGATCAGTTGTCTTCGCCATCTCGATGGCTGTTGAATGAGGCGATACAGCCATTCGGCGTGGAGCCGTGGCCATAACCGCGGCGCCCGCTTCACTTTCCCGGCGATCATATCGAGACTGCCGCCAACGCCAATCGCGACCTTGGCTTGCAGCATCTCCCGATGCTGATGTATCCCATGCTCGGCATAAGGCGCTCCCAAAGCGACGATCAAGAAGTCAGGCGTTCAAGAGCGAATCTCTTCCACAATTTTCGCTTCTTCCTAGCGTGTGCAGCGTCTCATCCATCGTCATCTTGGGGAACGATATCCCCATAATCTTGGCCACATTATTCATCAGCCCAACTCCACCTTC includes these proteins:
- a CDS encoding phosphotransferase enzyme family protein, which encodes MLKLKYLFHDVNLAEMLVKNWEYDPESLDMFEYYRISSNAIYPFEYEEQTRLLRFAPTTEKCRANIAAELEFIAYLRGKGYGALEPVASLGGEELVEARTPWGDFYASVFKRVPGVQISQTDCSDEIMFCYGQALGKLHQLSSEYVPSTAKRWSCLDVLTWIEELFSDSAQEEAAALAEAELLRKYFASLPVTKSNFGLVHYDFEYDNVFYDETTHSCHVIDFDDAMYHWYAMDIEQALASLQGCVSPDSFNSTKQCFLDGYRSEFAIPDDLETLLPACRRFAALYGYARVWRAMAEQWANEPDWLVELRENLIEHLDEDSSCFGKEL
- a CDS encoding rRNA adenine N(6)-methyltransferase family protein, with the protein product MSKNNYSPREKSGISNFSAQHLLISKRVINELIDLARIRPTDTILDIGAGAGAITFPAAEKAGQVLAIESDPVLAGKIEKKMGKGTNIRVRQADILRTSLPKAPFSVVANIPYSITTPILGKLLDQPAVPLQRAVLIIEKGAAKRFTAAPITDPRILVWRMWHDIRLVRTVSPHHFAPPPRVDSAVVTICKKPAPAVPLKHHARFLALASHALRYPLLPFGAALSEIFTSPQLARLARTLRTDRTMPISHLQERQWGELFHAMLRHVEPCRWPRMPKKNARGLRNRRK
- a CDS encoding response regulator; amino-acid sequence: MRAVLVDDEHLALRGLKEMLESDIGGIEIVDMCSEPRQVVELMTRHRPDVVFLDIHMPEINGLKLGEELKAAVPGIEIVFVTGYDRYAVKAFELYALDYIMKPIESERLRRTVQRLRDRLHTSQKKRLEINRPCIFCFNQLRFQLPGKEPQMFKWRTSKAQELFAYLLHHRGRMIERSTLIELLWPDFEMSRAVQQLYATVYQIRQTLKNSGMDSISIQNGDLEVGYRLEVGDVQIDVEEWERQLKQLDAPDLARIEGYEHVLKQFEGNYLGDYEYLWAEYERERLRQLWLQHARNLSRFYVEQGRLQAAVQVNQRIQQQLPDEEETYFTLMMLYDELGDTGGVEEQYWLLTARIEGDLESAVPRSIYAWYEQWRQKNYAI